One Cuculus canorus isolate bCucCan1 chromosome 34, bCucCan1.pri, whole genome shotgun sequence genomic region harbors:
- the LOC128849874 gene encoding differentially expressed in FDCP 6-like, translated as MEAEGVGAATPMAGPDSSRSPLSPGSPRPSESAKESKAERKARKLEKAQSAKLSLSEEMERELRQARGQARELWEQVAQLQRENLSLREQLAEVQEMAQHRLAEGVRAATPMAGPDSSRSPLSPGSPRPSESAKESKAERKARKLEKALSAKLSLSEEMERELRQARGQARELWEQVAQLQRETFSLYEQLAEVQEMAQHRLVSDAFPCEGESAEQEVRLALKEKE; from the exons ATGGAG GCAGAAGGCGTCGGAGCTGCAACACCGATGGCCGGGCCAGATTCCTCCCGTTCCCCCCTCAGCCCCGGGAGTCCCCGACCATCGGAAAGTGCCAAG GAGagcaaagctgaaaggaaagcgagaaagctggaaaaagccCAGAGTGCAAAGCTGTCTCTATCAGAGGAGATGGAAAGAGAATTGCGTCAGGCCCGAGGGCAGGCAAGGGAACTGTGGGAGCAAGTGGCCCAGCTCCAGAGAGAAAACCTCTCCCTCCGTGAACAGCTGGCGGAGGTGCAGGAGATGGCCCAACATCGACTG GCAGAAGGCGTCAGAGCTGCAACACCGATGGCCGGGCCAGATTCCTCCCGTTCCCCCCTCAGCCCCGGGAGTCCCCGACCATCGGAAAGTGCCAAG GAGagcaaagctgaaaggaaagcgagaaagctggaaaaagccCTGAGTGCAAAGCTGTCTCTATCAGAGGAGATGGAAAGAGAATTGCGTCAGGCCCGAGGGCAGGCAAGGGAACTGTGGGAGCAAGTGGCCCAGCTCCAGAGAGAAACCTTCTCCCTCTATGAACAGCTGGCGGAGGTGCAGGAGATGGCCCAACATCGACTGGTGAGTGATGCCTTTCCGTGTGAGGGGGAAAGTGCAGAACAAGAGGTGAGGTTGGCACTGAAGGAGAAGGAGTGA